In Brienomyrus brachyistius isolate T26 unplaced genomic scaffold, BBRACH_0.4 scaffold44, whole genome shotgun sequence, the following are encoded in one genomic region:
- the mid1ip1a gene encoding mid1-interacting protein 1A, translated as MMQISDSYNQKNSLFNAMNRFISAVNNMDQTVMVPSLLRDMPLEEEKNMNAIRTSGTASPCFCESDMYSYYVLLKSIRSDIEWGIVAAEERRRDKLGTSALEVSRMEQEGEDDDLEKLFHFHLSGLHTVLSKLTRKANTLTNRYKEEIGIGSWGH; from the coding sequence ATGATGCAGATTTCAGATTCCTACAACCAGAAGAATTCTCTGTTTAATGCCATGAATCGCTTCATCAGTGCGGTCAACAACATGGATCAGACTGTGATGGTGCCAAGTCTTTTGAGAGACATGCCtctggaggaggagaagaaTATGAACGCCATCAGGACGAGtggcactgcatcaccatgctttTGCGAGAGTGACATGTACAGTTACTATGTTCTCTTGAAGTCCATCAGGAGTGACATTGAATGGGGAATCGTGGCAGCtgaggagaggaggagagacaaGCTAGGCACGTCGGCCCTGGAGGTGTCCAGGATGGAACAGGAGGGTGAAGACGACGACCTGGAGAAGCTCTTTCATTTCCACCTGAGTGGGCTTCACACCGTGCTCTCCAAGTTAACCCGCAAAGCCAACACCCTCACCAACCGGTACAAGGAAGAGATCGGGATCGGGAGCTGGGGACACTAA